In Triticum aestivum cultivar Chinese Spring chromosome 5B, IWGSC CS RefSeq v2.1, whole genome shotgun sequence, the following proteins share a genomic window:
- the LOC123116426 gene encoding uncharacterized protein, giving the protein MGSCVSRSPASAVAGSGRSLATKTAKVVDVDASMAQFAAPVTAREALDSVQERRPGASVFLCSSDELRFDVPTRALAAEEALQPGWLYFVLPMSTLRRSLSGPEMAALAARASSALAVASGVASPPRRRNGAGVPGANGKRRKAAARVSPLVVADEIAGSDGGSDHHHVYGKYGGDEPAAKARKRASWGGSRSSTRRRRRASGTPTLSSILEADDF; this is encoded by the coding sequence ATGGGCTCGTGCGTCTCGCGCTCGccggcgtcggcggtggcggggtCAGGGCGGTCATTGGCCACCAAGACAGCGAAGGTGGTGGACGTAGACGCCTCCATGGCGCAGTTCGCGGCGCCCGTCACGGCGCGTGAGGCCCTGGATAGTGTACAAGAGCGCCGCCCAGGCGCGTCGGTCTTCCTATGCAGCTCCGACGAGCTCCGCTTCGACGTGCCCACCCGCGCGCTTGCGGCCGAGGAGGCCCTCCAGCCCGGGTGGCTCTACTTCGTGTTGCCCATGTCCACGCTCCGCCGCTCACTCTCCGGGCCGGAGATGGCCGCGCTCGCCGCCAGAGCCAGCTCGGCGCTGGCCGTCGCCAGCGGCGTTGCGTCACCCCCGCGGCGCAGGAACGGGGCCGGGGTGCCAGGCGCCAATGGCAAGCGACGGAAGGCGGCGGCTCGCGTGTCGCCGCTCGTTGTCGCGGACGAGATCGCCGGATCAGACGGTGGATCGGATCATCACCATGTGTACGGAAAGTACGGCGGCGATGAGCCAGCGGCGAAGGCCAGGAAGAGAGCTAGTTGGGGTGGAAGCCGCAGCAGCACTCGCCGTCGTCGCCGTGCATCAGGCACCCCAACGCTGAGCTCCATTTTGGAGGCCGATGACTTCTGA
- the LOC123116427 gene encoding uncharacterized protein, translating to MGSCASRSPASVVAAGSGRAVATKTAKVIGLDGSMAQYVALVTARQALVDAARAWSFLCSSDELRLDAPARALAEDEALQPGWLYFVLPVSMLRRPLSGQEMTALAVRASSALAVASGISSPTRGKNGAALAGANGKRRKVAARVAPLAHDDDVAERDGGWDQHLAYGKYGGVPKRVLAAGDVAAGKARRGDGYGGRRSSRHRRRRAGAQRLSAILEADDL from the coding sequence ATGGGCTCGTGCGCCTCGCGCTCGCCGGCGTCGGTAGTGGCGGCGGGGTCCGGGCGGGCAGTGGCCACCAAGACGGCGAAGGTGATTGGCCTGGACGGCTCCATGGCGCAGTACGTGGCGCTGGTCACGGCGCGCCAGGCACTGGTTGACGCCGCCCGCGCGTGGAGCTTCCTGTGCAGCTCCGACGAGCTCCGCCTCGATGCGCCCGCCCGCGCGCTGGCCGAGGACGAGGCGCTCCAGCCCGGATGGCTCTACTTCGTGCTGCCAGTGTCTATGCTCCGTCGGCCGCTCTCGGGGCAGGAGATGACCGCCCTCGCCGTCAGGGCCAGCTCGGCGCTGGCCGTGGCGAGCGGCATCTCGTCCCCCACGCGCGGCAAGAACGGAGCCGCGCTGGCTGGCGCCAACGGCAAGCGACGCAAGGTGGCGGCTCGAGTGGCACCTCTCGCTCACGATGACGATGTCGCGGAGCGGGACGGTGGATGGGACCAACACCTTGCGTACGGCAAATACGGTGGCGTGCCCAAGAGGGTGCTGGCCGCCGGCGATGTGGCGGCTGGGAAGGCGAGGAGAGGAGATGGTTACGGTGGAAGGCGCAGcagccgccatcgtcgtcgtcgtgcagGCGCGCAAAGGTTGAGCGCGATTTTGGAGGCCGATGACCTCTGA
- the LOC123116428 gene encoding premnaspirodiene oxygenase produces MGQVGLVVVSSREAAREVMKVQDANFAHRPELAGPKALLYGCADVAFSSGGPSWRRLRKVCVVKLLCANRVRSFAPIRREETRRLLESIAGHCPGKAIDLRAMVEAFSSAIVSRTALSETFEHRGSILKKGLELASGFNLSDHFPSLSFLNVLMRHRLRRVHRQVDKLLEDIIEERKRLRQKKMKDTTEDMVDVLLDAMEHPAGTDVPITHDNIKAVIMDMFAGGTETSSSTIEWALAELMKNPKEMTKVQDEVRIKMEGEARWCDIGQLNYLRLVVKETLRLHMPAPLLVPRVCKERCPLGGYTIQAGSRVVINAWAMGRDPRYWKDAEAFRPGRFLGTSVDFKGGDFEFLPFGAGRRMCRGIEFGLAGVELCLAQLLFYFDWTLPGGMAPEDLDMSEKSFGVLSVVRKEPLRLIPSIHAPLHLKY; encoded by the exons ATGGGGCaggtcggcctcgtcgtcgtctcgTCCCGCGAGGCGGCCAGGGAGGTCATGAAGGTGCAGGACGCAAACTTCGCCCACCGCCCGGAGCTAGCCGGGCCCAAAGCTCTTCTGTACGGCTGCGCCGACGTCGCCTTctcctccggcggcccctcctggCGCCGGCTGCGCAAGGTGTGCGTCGTCAAGCTCCTTTGCGCGAACCGGGTCAGGTCTTTCGCTCCCATACGGAGGGAGGAAACACGCCGTCTCCTGGAGAGCATCGCCGGACACTGTCCGGGCAAGGCCATCGACCTCCGGGCCATGGTCGAGGCCTTCAGCAGCGCCATCGTGAGCAGGACGGCATTGAGCGAGACGTTCGAGCACAGAGGCTCCATCTTAAAGAAGGGCCTGGAACTGGCGTCGGGGTTCAACCTGTCGGACCATTTCCCGTCGTTGAGCTTCCTCAACGTTCTGATGAGGCACCGGCTGCGACGGGTGCACCGTCAGGTCGACAAGCTACTCGAAGACATCATTGAGGAGCGCAAGCGGCTTcggcagaagaagatgaaggacaCAACAGAGGACATGGTAGATGTGCTTCTCGACGCCATGGAGCATCCAGCAGGCACGGACGTGCCCATTACACACGACAACATCAAAGCTGTCATAATG GATATGTTTGCCGGAGGCACAGAGACATCATCGTCAACGATAGAGTGGGCGCTCGCAGAGCTCATGAAGAACCCTAAGGAAATGACCAAAGTACAGGACGAGGTGAGGATAAAAATGGAAGGAGAGGCACGTTGGTGCGACATCGGGCAGCTCAACTACCTCCGGCTTGTCGTCAAGGAGACGCTGCGGCTGCACATGCCGGCGCCTCTTCTAGTTCCCAGGGTCTGCAAGGAGCGGTGCCCTCTCGGTGGCTACACGATTCAGGCCGGGAGCAGGGTGGTCATCAACGCTTGGGCCATGGGCAGGGACCCGAGGTACTGGAAGGACGCCGAGGCGTTCCGTCCCGGGAGATTCCTTGGCACAAGCGTCGACTTCAAGGGAGGCGACTTTGAGTTCCTGCCGTTCGGTGCCGGCCGGAGAATGTGCCGGGGGATAGAGTTTgggctcgccggcgtcgagctttGCTTGGCGCAACTCCTGTTCTATTTTGACTGGACGCTTCCTGGTGGCATGGCGCCTGAAGACCTCGACATGAGCGAGAAATCATTCGGTGTTTTGTCGGTAGTCCGAAAGGAGCCACTTCGGTTGATCCCCAGCATACACGCTCCACTTCACCTCAAGTATTGA